From a single Oceanobacillus kimchii X50 genomic region:
- a CDS encoding LacI family DNA-binding transcriptional regulator: MSVTIKDVAREANVSPSTVSRVLSDSDKISEKTKRKVRKVMNELGYHINYNARVLVQKSTKTIGIVMKHSATHSWHNPFFPEVLRGISTYCHHLDYSISLTTGESEDSIYKEVVKMVNGKRIDGVIVLYSKKDDKVVPFLIEQQIPFVVIGKPMEHTNEIMYVDNDNVQAGKEATEFLIDLGHEEIAFIGDNPEFQVIQDRMNGYKEALLSNALLYREEYIKYDDNNNNPKVVTELFNEEIVPTAFVISSDIQAISILKILHEKGYHVPNDMSIVTFNKTFITELSMPSLTTVNTQTYQLGYESSRCLIELINDPNMFKRSVIIPTVMELRDSHQKVLKV; the protein is encoded by the coding sequence GTGTCGGTTACAATAAAAGACGTTGCAAGGGAAGCAAATGTATCACCTTCTACTGTTTCTCGAGTTCTTTCTGATAGTGATAAGATAAGTGAAAAGACGAAAAGAAAAGTACGAAAAGTTATGAATGAGTTAGGTTATCATATTAATTACAATGCAAGAGTACTTGTTCAAAAATCGACCAAAACAATTGGGATTGTAATGAAACACTCTGCCACTCATTCATGGCATAATCCATTTTTTCCAGAAGTATTAAGAGGGATTAGTACGTACTGTCACCATTTAGATTATAGTATCTCATTAACAACCGGAGAATCCGAAGATTCAATCTATAAAGAGGTAGTAAAGATGGTAAATGGAAAGCGAATAGACGGTGTTATTGTACTTTATTCAAAAAAAGATGATAAGGTCGTACCATTTTTAATCGAACAACAAATACCTTTCGTGGTGATTGGAAAACCGATGGAACATACAAATGAAATTATGTATGTCGATAATGATAATGTTCAAGCAGGAAAAGAAGCAACTGAATTTTTGATTGATCTTGGTCATGAAGAAATAGCTTTTATTGGAGATAACCCAGAATTCCAAGTCATTCAAGATCGAATGAATGGTTATAAAGAGGCTTTGTTATCAAATGCTCTATTATACCGTGAGGAATACATTAAATACGATGATAACAACAATAACCCAAAAGTTGTTACCGAGTTATTTAATGAAGAGATTGTTCCAACAGCATTTGTCATTTCTTCAGATATTCAAGCCATTAGCATATTAAAAATCTTGCATGAAAAAGGCTATCACGTTCCCAACGACATGAGTATCGTTACATTTAATAAAACGTTTATTACGGAATTATCAATGCCGTCATTAACAACCGTCAATACACAAACATATCAATTAGGTTATGAGTCGTCCAGGTGTTTAATAGAATTAATCAATGATCCAAACATGTTTAAACGAAGCGTAATTATTCCTACAGTGATGGAGTTGAGAGATTCTCATCAGAAGGTATTAAAAGTGTAA
- a CDS encoding carbohydrate ABC transporter permease: MKEKKRNRLLLLILGLFLTLLWLSPFYLMFVNAFKTKNDIFTNILGFPTEWTLDNFVQAFIDLDFANSLFNSVLVSLLSVGIIIIFSSMAGYALARNTSKLSAVLFMIFVAAMLIPFQSVMIPLVSVFGQVDMLNRWGLIFMYLGFGSSLSIFLYHGAMTGISKSLDEAAIIDGANKWQLFWKIIFPMLKPISVTVMILNLIWIWNDYLLPSLVLSANEATIPLKMFFFFGQYTKQWHLALAGLTIAIIPVIIIYFIAQKHIIKGVSEGAVK; the protein is encoded by the coding sequence ATGAAAGAGAAAAAAAGAAATCGATTATTATTATTAATCTTAGGTTTATTCCTTACATTATTATGGTTATCTCCATTTTATTTAATGTTTGTTAATGCATTTAAAACAAAGAATGATATTTTCACAAATATTTTAGGATTTCCAACAGAATGGACATTAGATAATTTCGTGCAAGCTTTTATTGACTTAGATTTTGCTAATTCATTATTTAATTCAGTACTTGTTAGTTTACTAAGTGTCGGAATTATAATTATCTTCTCGTCAATGGCTGGATATGCACTTGCTCGAAATACGAGTAAACTAAGTGCGGTCTTGTTTATGATCTTTGTCGCTGCCATGTTAATTCCATTCCAATCTGTCATGATTCCACTTGTATCAGTCTTTGGTCAGGTTGACATGCTAAATCGTTGGGGATTAATTTTTATGTATCTTGGATTTGGTTCTAGTCTATCCATTTTCTTATATCATGGTGCAATGACTGGGATTTCTAAATCATTAGATGAAGCAGCTATCATTGATGGAGCAAATAAATGGCAATTATTCTGGAAGATTATCTTCCCGATGCTAAAGCCGATTTCTGTAACGGTGATGATTTTGAACTTAATCTGGATTTGGAATGACTATTTATTACCATCTCTTGTATTGAGTGCTAATGAAGCTACTATTCCATTGAAAATGTTCTTCTTCTTTGGTCAATATACGAAACAATGGCATTTAGCATTAGCTGGTTTAACTATAGCAATTATTCCAGTAATCATTATTTACTTTATTGCACAGAAACATATTATTAAGGGAGTATCAGAGGGAGCTGTCAAATAA
- a CDS encoding carbohydrate ABC transporter permease codes for MKNRSLSFWLFMTPTLVALGLVVFVPFIYGLFYSFTDWNGLQANNFLGFENYIKLFQEREFLNAIWFTIKFAVVSIVLVNIIGLGLALLVTQKLKTSNLFRTVFFMPNLIGGLILGFIWQFIFVSAFNSAGQLLGLEFLQGWLSDATTGFWGLVILNAWQYGGYIMIIYIAYLEAVPQELMEASEIDGANPFQRFWKVTFPLVAPAFTISMFLTLSNAFKMYDQNLALTGGGPFKSTEMIAMDIYNTAFSDYDMAFAQAKAVVFFVLVAAVALTQVYYNKKREVDL; via the coding sequence ATGAAAAATAGAAGTCTATCTTTCTGGTTATTTATGACACCAACATTGGTAGCTTTAGGTTTAGTAGTATTTGTTCCTTTTATATATGGTTTATTCTATTCATTTACGGATTGGAACGGATTACAAGCAAACAACTTTTTAGGATTTGAAAACTATATTAAATTATTTCAGGAAAGAGAATTTCTAAATGCAATTTGGTTTACGATAAAATTTGCAGTTGTATCTATTGTTCTTGTGAATATCATCGGTTTAGGACTTGCGCTTCTCGTTACGCAAAAATTAAAAACAAGTAACCTATTCCGTACGGTATTCTTTATGCCTAACTTAATCGGTGGATTGATTTTAGGTTTCATCTGGCAGTTTATTTTTGTAAGTGCATTTAATAGTGCAGGACAATTACTAGGACTAGAATTCCTACAAGGATGGCTTTCCGATGCTACTACTGGTTTCTGGGGATTAGTCATTTTAAATGCATGGCAATATGGCGGTTATATTATGATTATTTATATTGCTTATCTTGAAGCGGTTCCTCAAGAATTAATGGAAGCATCTGAAATTGATGGAGCAAATCCTTTTCAACGTTTTTGGAAAGTTACATTTCCACTAGTGGCACCTGCATTTACTATCAGCATGTTTTTAACACTGTCAAATGCATTCAAAATGTACGATCAAAACCTTGCATTAACTGGAGGAGGACCCTTCAAATCGACGGAAATGATCGCAATGGATATTTATAATACTGCTTTTAGTGATTATGATATGGCATTTGCTCAAGCAAAAGCAGTTGTATTCTTTGTCCTCGTTGCAGCTGTAGCTTTGACACAAGTGTACTATAATAAGAAGAGGGAGGTTGACCTATAA
- a CDS encoding ABC transporter substrate-binding protein has product MKRNKTFLTKGFIAFMFVAVLIIAGCSSGDENEESTDGKTVVDIFQFKVEFKEQFEEIVKQYEEENPDVKIDVQTVGGGNDYAASLKSSFAAGNEPAIFNVGGPTEVEEYHDYLADLSDTKAAEAALEGTLTGVMEEDKILGLPYSQEGYGYIYNKEIFEQAGINPEELTTYEALEEAFATIDSQKEDLGLEAVMALPAKELWVMGNHLANTYIAPDFNNDIMEAYESPTIPFSKGDELQRMLDLQNEYSVQPVLSLDYSQQVEQLFSTGKVAVIQQGNWIYPTVEQMDAEFAENNIGMIPIPVDGLEGQLPVGVPQYWVVNKNKDEKVQQAAKDFLDWLYTSDAGKDFVLDEFKFIPAYEGYDTERIADPLSQTVYKYAQEGDTIGWVFMASPVGWQEDSMAVNMQRYLSGDISWEEVIEQSTADWENARQ; this is encoded by the coding sequence ATGAAAAGAAACAAAACGTTTCTTACAAAAGGGTTTATCGCATTTATGTTTGTAGCTGTACTTATTATAGCTGGTTGTTCTTCTGGTGATGAAAATGAAGAGTCAACAGATGGAAAAACAGTAGTAGATATTTTCCAATTTAAAGTAGAATTTAAAGAACAATTTGAAGAAATTGTTAAACAATATGAAGAAGAAAATCCTGATGTGAAAATTGATGTTCAAACAGTAGGTGGAGGAAATGATTATGCTGCTTCCTTAAAATCATCTTTTGCTGCTGGAAATGAACCGGCAATTTTCAATGTTGGTGGACCGACTGAAGTAGAGGAGTATCATGATTATTTAGCCGATCTTTCTGATACAAAAGCAGCTGAAGCAGCATTGGAAGGGACGTTAACAGGGGTTATGGAAGAAGATAAAATATTAGGACTTCCATATAGCCAAGAAGGATATGGATATATTTATAACAAAGAAATTTTTGAGCAAGCTGGAATCAATCCAGAGGAATTAACTACTTATGAAGCGTTGGAAGAAGCTTTCGCTACAATTGATAGTCAAAAAGAAGATTTAGGTCTTGAAGCAGTAATGGCTTTACCTGCTAAAGAACTATGGGTAATGGGGAATCACTTAGCAAATACGTATATCGCACCAGATTTTAATAATGATATTATGGAGGCTTATGAATCTCCAACTATTCCTTTTTCAAAAGGTGACGAATTACAACGTATGCTAGATTTACAGAATGAATATTCTGTACAACCAGTATTGAGCCTAGATTACTCTCAACAAGTAGAACAATTATTCTCAACTGGAAAAGTAGCAGTTATTCAACAAGGTAATTGGATTTATCCTACAGTAGAACAAATGGACGCGGAGTTTGCAGAAAACAATATCGGTATGATTCCAATTCCGGTTGACGGCTTGGAAGGCCAGTTGCCAGTTGGTGTTCCTCAATATTGGGTAGTAAACAAGAATAAAGATGAAAAAGTTCAACAAGCTGCAAAAGATTTCTTAGATTGGTTATATACATCCGATGCTGGTAAAGATTTTGTTTTAGATGAGTTTAAATTTATTCCTGCATATGAAGGGTATGATACAGAACGTATTGCTGATCCTCTCTCTCAAACAGTATATAAATATGCACAGGAAGGTGACACGATTGGTTGGGTGTTTATGGCATCTCCTGTAGGTTGGCAAGAAGATTCAATGGCGGTTAATATGCAGCGTTATTTAAGTGGAGATATTTCATGGGAAGAAGTAATTGAACAATCTACCGCTGATTGGGAAAACGCTAGACAATAA
- the rbsB gene encoding ribose ABC transporter substrate-binding protein RbsB, protein MKNFQIALLSVMLLFLAACSMESPFVNNGSDNEGNIKIGLSISTMENPFFVTLHDTIVKEAEEQGMDIVTVNAQDDASVEISGIEDLVQQQVDILLINPTDSAAVSSAVQSANAADIPVITIDRSADEGEVETLITSDNISGGEMAAEFIAETVGEDANVVELQGIAGASATRERGEGFHNVAEEKLNVLVSQPANFDRTEGLTVMENTLQGYNDIDAVFAHNDEMALGAIEAIKATGKDIVVVGFDGVDDAIAAVEAGELTATVAQQPDLMGQEAINTVQEVFAGNDVDELIPVPLDLKTKE, encoded by the coding sequence ATGAAGAATTTCCAAATAGCATTATTAAGTGTAATGTTATTATTTTTAGCAGCATGTTCCATGGAAAGTCCATTTGTAAATAATGGTTCAGATAACGAAGGGAATATAAAAATTGGACTAAGTATTTCTACAATGGAGAATCCTTTTTTTGTTACATTGCATGATACGATTGTGAAAGAAGCGGAAGAACAAGGCATGGATATTGTTACTGTAAATGCACAAGATGATGCCTCAGTGGAAATTAGTGGAATAGAAGATTTAGTTCAACAGCAAGTAGATATCTTATTAATTAACCCAACAGATTCAGCAGCGGTATCTTCAGCGGTACAATCTGCAAATGCTGCAGATATTCCTGTTATTACAATTGATCGTTCAGCGGATGAAGGAGAGGTCGAAACATTAATAACATCAGACAATATATCTGGTGGAGAAATGGCAGCAGAATTTATCGCTGAAACAGTTGGAGAAGATGCAAATGTTGTTGAACTTCAAGGAATCGCAGGAGCATCAGCAACCCGTGAACGTGGTGAAGGCTTCCATAATGTTGCTGAAGAAAAACTGAATGTATTGGTTTCTCAACCGGCAAATTTTGATCGAACAGAAGGTTTAACGGTTATGGAAAATACGTTACAAGGGTATAACGATATTGATGCTGTATTTGCGCACAATGATGAAATGGCATTAGGCGCGATTGAAGCTATCAAAGCAACCGGAAAAGATATTGTTGTTGTAGGGTTTGATGGTGTAGATGATGCAATTGCTGCTGTAGAAGCAGGAGAACTAACAGCGACAGTAGCTCAACAGCCTGATTTAATGGGACAGGAAGCGATTAATACAGTGCAAGAAGTTTTTGCAGGGAATGATGTGGATGAATTAATTCCAGTACCATTAGACTTAAAAACAAAAGAATAA
- a CDS encoding ABC transporter permease subunit, translating into MKNNKIDSMWQKVIPLIALVLLIVTVTIMNPAFLDPANIMNLLRQISINGLIAFGMTFVILTGGIDLSVGSILALSSAIAAIMMTSGIDPILAVIIGVLLGAVFGALNGILVSKGNLAPFIVTLATMTIFRGLTLVFTDGKPVTGLGDSYAFQLFGKGYFLGIPVPAVTMIIAFVILWFLLHKMSFGRKTYAIGGNEKAAKISGIKVDRVKIFIYSISGMMAALAGMILTSRLNSAQPTAGTSYEMDAIAAVVLGGTSLAGGKGRIAGTFIGVLIIGILNNGMNLLGISSFYQQVVKGVVILIAVLLDRKKS; encoded by the coding sequence ATGAAAAATAATAAAATAGATTCGATGTGGCAAAAAGTAATTCCGTTAATAGCTTTAGTATTACTAATTGTCACTGTTACCATCATGAATCCAGCATTTTTAGATCCAGCAAATATTATGAACTTACTAAGACAAATTTCTATTAATGGATTAATTGCGTTTGGTATGACATTTGTAATTTTAACAGGCGGAATAGACCTCTCAGTAGGCTCAATTCTTGCTTTGTCAAGTGCGATAGCGGCTATTATGATGACGTCTGGAATTGATCCTATTTTAGCCGTGATTATCGGTGTTTTATTAGGTGCTGTTTTTGGGGCGCTGAATGGTATTTTAGTATCAAAAGGAAACTTGGCACCATTCATTGTTACATTAGCAACAATGACCATATTTAGAGGATTAACATTAGTGTTTACAGATGGTAAACCGGTAACTGGATTAGGAGATTCTTATGCCTTTCAATTATTTGGTAAAGGATACTTTTTAGGAATACCGGTTCCGGCAGTAACGATGATTATTGCTTTTGTGATTCTTTGGTTCTTACTTCATAAGATGTCATTTGGACGTAAAACATATGCAATCGGTGGGAATGAAAAGGCAGCAAAAATATCAGGTATTAAGGTAGACCGTGTAAAAATCTTTATTTACTCTATCAGTGGTATGATGGCAGCGTTAGCAGGAATGATTCTTACTTCACGTCTTAATTCTGCTCAACCAACTGCAGGTACTTCCTATGAAATGGACGCTATTGCTGCCGTAGTTCTTGGTGGTACAAGTCTTGCTGGAGGGAAGGGACGTATAGCAGGTACGTTTATCGGGGTATTGATTATCGGTATTTTAAACAATGGAATGAACTTACTAGGTATTTCCTCTTTCTATCAACAAGTAGTAAAAGGTGTCGTTATCCTAATCGCAGTACTACTAGATCGTAAAAAATCTTAA